A region of the Pempheris klunzingeri isolate RE-2024b chromosome 6, fPemKlu1.hap1, whole genome shotgun sequence genome:
CATGTAGCTCCTTTAAATTAGCTCAACCTATTGTCTTAGTGATAATGTTGATAATGTGATAATGTTATTTTGATGGAACTGCCAGCAGTTAAACACGCCTGCAGCTCTTTTCACCAAGTGGACGTATCAGCGGCGTCCATCATCCCCCGATACCTCCGACTCACAATTACAagatggttttttttcccccactctGCTGCTTGTTATCAGCTTCTATGTTAATGTGATGCACGACACGTTGAattgtctgctgtgaaaaaggcctctCCAACATCCTGATTTCATCACTAGATTTAATTTGAACACTTTTTGAAGACAGGTTTCACATTGCAGTGTAGCAAAATGTTTAGAAAATACAATTACAGAAGACACCATTTAAATGACGGGaataattaaatatgaaaatcagaaaaagaaaaagacagaatcaAACTGCATGTCATGTCACAGCCGTGTTCCACACCCACTACAGTCCATACGAACTCTGAACTGGTTTCCACGTTGTAGTGTGTTCACACTGAAGAGTGAGAAAATAAAGTTTCCTCAGACAGTCAGTATTGGCACTAAATTAACCCTTGAGTTTTTCTTTAATCCTACTCTTGAAGGACACtattctcccacaatgcaacactcAAAGGAAATGAGGGAGCACGACTGGACCGTTTTGTGGCTGATGTTGAAACTGTGTGGCATGTAGGCTGATGTATACGAGCTGAAAGACGAGTACACTGAGGATTAGTGAACCGTCTACAGTGTGTTGTAAGGAGCTGGGACGCAGCAGATATATTAGAAGTTATATTTACCGTTTTAAAAAAGGCCGTACGATTTGAAGAACACACGTTGCTTGAGTCTTGGTGACCAgagaacacacactgcactTTGTTTTAGTGAAAACACACGTGTTACACATTTTGTCAGAAATCAGCCATGAGGCAAcaacacaaaactgaaaatgctGCTCAGTAGAAAAGGGGATTTTATCAAGAACTGTGTCCCACGAGTCCATATTCAGTCAAGTGAGGGCGCCCCAACAGTGTGCCCGCCATGAGCGGCTCCTCCTGACAAACAGCAGGCCCGGCCTCCATCCTGGCGTCACTCCTGCTCTGTTTACGTGCTCCCCACGAGCACCTGCCTGGCTGCGCTGTTCTGTCCGAAGAGGCTGCGGTACAGTTCGTTGCGCGCCTCGTCGTTCATCGCGCTGTGGTCGATAGGGGCCATGAAGTTCACCAGCTTGCTGTGGATGTGGAATCTGACTTTCCGCCCCTTGCTGGCTTTGGTGTCCACCTTCTTCTTGATCTTGCTGCGCAGCTTCTGGATGGCCAGCCACTGCCGGCCCATGGCCACCTGGTCGTTAGGGTCCGCTGCGCTCGTCCTGCGCTCGATCAGCTCTCTTAGCAGCTGGTGGTAGAAATCGTCGTCATCGAACACGTCCTCGTCCAGGTccttcaggtgtgtgtttgctttcagctgctgctccgcctcctctccctccgtgCAGACGGTCTCAGGGGTGAGGGCCTCTCTCTTCCCCAGGACTCTGTACTCTGAGCGTCGGGTCTGGGTGCGCCTCACCAGCCTCTCATTGTCCATCAGCACCTGCTCCACCTGGGTCAGAATGTTTCTGTCAAATGCCCCGAAGCCCTTGCTGCTTTTGCCCATAGTCAGTCTGGTCTTGTCGTGCCACTTTTGCAGCGTGGTGTTACTGTACGGCTGGAAAGCGGCAAAACGTTTGGCCATGAAGTCCGGGTACTCCGCCATCTCCAGTTTTCGTTTGGGTGCTCCACCGTCCTCTGCCGACCCCCCTTCGTCCTCATTCTCATCGCTGTTTatctcctcatcttcatcccgAGCTCCCGTCCTCCCCAGAACAATGGACCTCGTGTCTGGACTCTGGTACAGCAGCTCATCGTGCAGCTCCAGCAGGGACCGCTGCAGAGCTTTCAGAgccttgtgtgtgttcttcagcACCCCTGTGAGCTCAGCCCCGCCTCTCCTCTTGAACTCTGGGAAAGTCTGCGGCTGTGGGAGCTGGTTGGCCGTCACCAGGGCCTTCTGCATTTTGATCCGACCCTCGAGCAGCTGGTCCCACAGGGCCAGCTGGGTCTTCACAGCCTTCCCTTTCTCAACCTCCTCGTCTATTTTCTCTTGGGAAAATGTGCGGACGGTCGCCTCTTCCTCaccatcttcttcctcatcatcatcatcatcatcatcgtcgtcgtcgtcgtccaTCTCATCGTCATCAGAGCCATCACCTTCATTGCTGCCTTCGGTCTCTTCGCCATCGTCGTCATCTTCGCTCACTCCCAGGTCATCCATGCCTTCTGTCAGTCTGTGGAAGTCCACTCCCTGAGGAAAGGTCATGTCACCTCCCTTTGTCTTAGACATCAGTTTAGCACCTGGCTGTCCATcactgccctcctcctcctcctcctcctcctcctcctcttcatcccccATAGAatcatcctcctctttttcatcctcTTGCTCTCCTATgctgccctcctcctcttcctcttcatcatcatcatcatcatcatcttcgtcctcctcctcaccagaTCCCTCCATGTCCATCAGCAGCTGTTTCCGTGAGACCGGCTTCCCCACGTACCGTCTGTCCGTCTCTACGAGCAGGGACGTGTTGCGCTTCCGCAGAGCACTGCGGCCAGCcgcatcttcttcctcttcatcgtcCTCCTCGTTTAATCTGTCTATCACTCTGGCTTTGGTGGCctcgtcatcatcgtcatcttCTGGATCGGCAAATTTGGGCAAAGGATTCAACAAATCCTCGAGCTCCTGAGAAAACGAGCCCGCCATGCGTCAAAGTTTGTAACAACCACACGTGTGCTGCGCGGACCGGACTGTTCCTTGGTGCGGACGGTGATGACGTCAGTAAAATGCGACGAGGCTTAAAGAATATTCATATTCAATCCCCGGGAGTTGTCTTTCAGGCAGAGGCGTTTTAAAGGCTCAGCATAAATCTTCACGTTTAAAGTAAAGGGGAGACTCAAAGCCCGACattaacaattaacaaaatttaattaaagaaaCAATACAATTTCGAGCACAACAATAATAGCACGGGGAAAATGTAAAATTCTGACCAAAACTGTGCAAGTCTATAAGTAAATTCATTTAgtactgaaaacacagagacaaatcTATGGACACGATTATTACCATTGTAACAGATTAACAGTTATATTTGAGAGAAATTGTTAAAATCTTGCTTTGGGAACGTGATGTTTGCTCAGGAgaaattgatttttgtaatGAGTAATTTATGTGAATGTTGTTAGAATCAATGCACTGAATTCAATTTGAAAGGTTAACAGGTTTAATACAAAAATACCACAAACAACGGATAGACTCAATGTCTTTTTGCAGAGGAAACACAATGTcggatctttttttattttttatttttttattcaccCTCCTGAAAGACAAGTTTCAGGGCACAGCTTCCTCCACGCGCTTGACCCTTGGCGCATGCGCACACGGCTGGTGAGGCTCCAGGTTGCTCTTACCAGCTAAGTTTTGTTTCTCAGAGCTCCCCATAAAGAGTGCTCTCTGGAGAGTCAAGATGTCAACCAGCGACTTCTATTTGAGATATTATGTGGGACACAAGGGGAAGTTTGGACACGAGTTCTTGGAATTTGAATTTAGACCCGACGGTAAGTGAAGTTTGGCGGTAATACAGACGTGTTAGCCTCCCCGTGTGTGAGCTAACGTCGCTAGCCACCGGCAGTGGCTAGGCCGCAGCGGAACTACAACTGGTAGCTAGCGCCAAATTCTCTCTGTGGTGTCCACTGTATTAGAAATcagaaatgttaatgtttgGCCTGAGCTGATActgtgaaatgtatttgtgaTTAAAGTATGAATGTTGGAGTAATATCCTGTGAGCGTTTAAGCGCCATGTGGCCCGTAGGGACGTTAACACTCACCTGCGTTGTGTGAAAGACGATGCGCTGTTGTGAACTGCTTCAGTACTTAACGTGCACATTTCTTGCAGGTAAACTGAGATACGCaaacaacagcaactacaaGAATGACGTGATGATCAGGAAAGAGGTAACTTGATTAAACTTGAGATTAAAAGCACGTTACTGTCGTAAAAAGACTACTGTTTGATGGCTGTTAACACGAGACTAATGTCTCTGACTAAATACCAAGATATCAGTAATGTGAGCGGGTTTTGGGCTCGACTGTTGGTGCTTTCCTGCAGTGTTGTGGTCATTCATGAGGGGGGTTGATAATGATGACCATGCCTCTTGGTTACCACACAGTATATAACATTAAATGCACGTGTATGGTCCAATAATACTATGCTCACACATCACATGTGTTGTCAGTCTATTTACAAAGCTTAACCTGTTTCATGCGTCTTCTCTGCACCAACCCAGGCGTACGTACACAAAAGTgtgatggaggagctgaagaggatcATCGACGACAGTGAGATCACCAAGGAAGATGATGCTCTGTGGCCGCCTCCCGACAGAGTTGGCAGACAGGTTTGTGACTCCATTCGCAGAGAGCAGATTATTGTTCACCCCACCTTTTCAATATTTGGTTAGCCCACAGGTCTCAGATTTTCACGTCATCTCTGGCATTGTAGTAAATTAACTCTGCATTGATGAAAAAGGTTTTAAGTCTTTATAACTTGCCTGTATCTGTGCTCATTTTCACAGGAATTGGAGATCGTCATTGGAGATGAGCACATTTCATTCACAACTTCCAAAATTGGCTCCTTGATTGACGTCAACCAGTCAAAGTGAGTAGTTTGTCaaggagtgggggggggggtggacacTGTGGATTTGACAGACAAGAGGGCATAACTTTTGAAACTGTGCTTTCAGGGACCCCGAAGGCCTGCGCGTGTTCTACTACCTGGTGCAAGATCTGAAGTGTCTCGTCTTCAGCCTCATCGGTCTACACTTCAAGATCAAGCCTATCTAAGTGTGGATGTCGCTCGTTTTAATTGCTTTAGCTATTCTGTTGTTGTACTACCGCATTTGTACATTTGCTTTTGGTGGgaactgttttttattttaaataaagggtgagaaaaaaaaaacattgtctcAGCTGTGTGTATAAAGTTCAACACAATTGTCTCGCAGGTGTAACCACTCGGGGGGTGGGAAGATGTTCTTGTTGCAGACATTTATGAAATAACGgaacaaatgtaattaaattaaGTTTAATTCAAAGTACATTCAACCACATTACTAAGGCTGTGAATGACCTGATGAATTTTTATTACAGTGACAGTAAGTGCtgttaaatacacattttaataaGGCACAAAATCAGACTGGTACTTTCAGTCTATATTGCAGTTCTACATCTGAGAAGCACTTCGTAATGATGATCAGCACTTCAGATCTTTATCACTAAGTAACCATATAACTAAAAACAGCTATCAGTTACCATTTGGTTACAGTACACTGCTGTCAGAATGGACGTATGGCTGTAAAATTCAAACAGGAAACTTGGAAAGCCAGTGGATTCAATCAGTTTAAGAGGGAAAAGTGGTTTTCAGTTTCCAATTAATCGTATGAGCTGTGACCACAGTCAGACTGACTAGATGACTTGTTTTATATAGACAGTGATATCCAAACTGCTTCCAACCATTTCATTTGCCAAACTGTATGTAAGCACCACGATTCTCCTTCTGTTGAATAAGATAAATTCTTACTTTCTGCATGTTTGCCCAGAGAAGTTAATCAACTGATTTGTGAGCCGAGAATGAAGATCTTCACTGATCtgtaaaattataatttttttttactttagtgatgtcaaacacacatttcttagCTGAGCGCCTTTCCTTCCAGCACTGTGAAAATGTCCTCTAAAGACTTGTGGACACACTGCAGGAATTCATGGACATTGCGGGTGGGGTAGCTGGACACATTGCAGCCGATCCAGTTGTCATGGACACCGTAGCCAACGCCAAAGCCATCAGGCACCACCGGGGCAAAGCCGCCGAGGTTCACAGCCGGACTGGTGAGGGTGCTGGTGGAGAGGATGTTGTGGTTGATGGTAGCGTACGCTGGGTCTGTGtacaggctgtgcagagccTGGCCCTTTGAATTGGCCAGGTATCGCAGGGCAAACAGGTGACGGTCAAACCCTCGGCCTGGTGACACAAAGAAAGGAAGTGGTAAGTACAGCAGACCAAactgtatgcttgtgtgttttcaggccaGTCTTGTCTTAAATTACTCCCTTATTTACAAAATGCCATGTTGCATGTGCCTATTATCAGGTCAGTGCCAACAGATACATTACAGTGTTATACGTCTGTAAGTACGTGAgcatttacagaaacaaaaatgtatctCTAGTGTTCTGAATGTTTCATGGTGTCATGAATTGTAATCATCTAAATGCACGCAGAAACATCTGATACACACCCATAGCTGCTTCCTTGGTGAGCTGCCCGTGATATTTGGAGCATTCACCGAGCATGGCCTGTAGCTGCTCCACACTGTGTTGGCCTGGCTGGAGAACAAAGGCATGTGCACACCGTTtagtgtgtgtggtggctgGCCGGATGGTCTCTGTGCGGCCGTGCTTGAACGCGGCCGTGCTGCAGGACTCATATGTGGCTACTGTCTGTCCATACTGCCTCAGGAAGCCCATTTGAAAAGCCAGCTGGGCAATAGCGTCTGGACTCAATTTGCTCTTCTTCAACTGTTCCTTCCCACCCTTCTTGAACTCCAGAGCGTCGATGGTGAGTTTAGATACAGCTGAGTCAAAGTTCTCCTTGGCTTTTTTGATGCCGTTCTGCAGCTCGCCGTCCAGGTTGAACTGCAGCCTGcgcacagctgaggctgaatccacagcagcggcagcagagcCCGGGTGTACCAGCGGCTGCTCTGTCGTGTCCTTGAAGATCTCATTCTGAAAGCGAAGCACCGCCACGCCGTCGCCCCAGGAGTGCTCAAAATTGATGGCTGCCTGTCCATCTTTGGTGAGAATGATGCTGAAGGACTTGTCGTACCACCGGTTGCAGCCGTCGCCGTGCAGCATGTTGTGGGAGATGTGAATATGGTCCGTCATGCTTTCATCGTccagactgagacagaaaagggCGCTGTCAACAAGCCCTAAACTCTCAGCGTTTCCGGCTACTGTCAGCTTGTCCCTCAGCCCGGCCCACACGTCCCTGTTCTCACTGGT
Encoded here:
- the aatf gene encoding protein AATF, which produces MAGSFSQELEDLLNPLPKFADPEDDDDDEATKARVIDRLNEEDDEEEEDAAGRSALRKRNTSLLVETDRRYVGKPVSRKQLLMDMEGSGEEEDEDDDDDDDEEEEEEGSIGEQEDEKEEDDSMGDEEEEEEEEEEEGSDGQPGAKLMSKTKGGDMTFPQGVDFHRLTEGMDDLGVSEDDDDGEETEGSNEGDGSDDDEMDDDDDDDDDDDDEEEDGEEEATVRTFSQEKIDEEVEKGKAVKTQLALWDQLLEGRIKMQKALVTANQLPQPQTFPEFKRRGGAELTGVLKNTHKALKALQRSLLELHDELLYQSPDTRSIVLGRTGARDEDEEINSDENEDEGGSAEDGGAPKRKLEMAEYPDFMAKRFAAFQPYSNTTLQKWHDKTRLTMGKSSKGFGAFDRNILTQVEQVLMDNERLVRRTQTRRSEYRVLGKREALTPETVCTEGEEAEQQLKANTHLKDLDEDVFDDDDFYHQLLRELIERRTSAADPNDQVAMGRQWLAIQKLRSKIKKKVDTKASKGRKVRFHIHSKLVNFMAPIDHSAMNDEARNELYRSLFGQNSAARQVLVGST
- the magoh gene encoding protein mago nashi homolog, producing MSTSDFYLRYYVGHKGKFGHEFLEFEFRPDGKLRYANNSNYKNDVMIRKEAYVHKSVMEELKRIIDDSEITKEDDALWPPPDRVGRQELEIVIGDEHISFTTSKIGSLIDVNQSKDPEGLRVFYYLVQDLKCLVFSLIGLHFKIKPI
- the cpt2 gene encoding carnitine O-palmitoyltransferase 2, mitochondrial; this translates as MATLLSVQSVASLRKPGSLLHLGAAALGVRAPNYSSRKASSSEYLHQSVVPSMHYQKSLPRLPIPKLEDTIKRYLAAQRPLLDDDQFTTTEKVAQDFQNGVGRQLHEELVAQDKNNKHTSYISGPWFDMYLSARDSVVLNFNPFMSFNPDPKTEYNDQLVRATNMVCSAVRFMKTLRAGLLEPEVFHLNPAKSDTDRFKKLIRWVPSSLSWYGAYMVNAYPLDMSQYFRLFNSTRIPKRGRDELFTNEKGRHLLVMRKGNMYVFDIVDRDGSLVKPAEIQSHLKYILSDPTPEPAFPLGVLTSENRDVWAGLRDKLTVAGNAESLGLVDSALFCLSLDDESMTDHIHISHNMLHGDGCNRWYDKSFSIILTKDGQAAINFEHSWGDGVAVLRFQNEIFKDTTEQPLVHPGSAAAAVDSASAVRRLQFNLDGELQNGIKKAKENFDSAVSKLTIDALEFKKGGKEQLKKSKLSPDAIAQLAFQMGFLRQYGQTVATYESCSTAAFKHGRTETIRPATTHTKRCAHAFVLQPGQHSVEQLQAMLGECSKYHGQLTKEAAMGRGFDRHLFALRYLANSKGQALHSLYTDPAYATINHNILSTSTLTSPAVNLGGFAPVVPDGFGVGYGVHDNWIGCNVSSYPTRNVHEFLQCVHKSLEDIFTVLEGKALS